A window of Apodemus sylvaticus chromosome 9, mApoSyl1.1, whole genome shotgun sequence contains these coding sequences:
- the Adcyap1 gene encoding pituitary adenylate cyclase-activating polypeptide isoform X1 → MTMCSGARLALLVYGIIMHSSVSCSPAAGLSFPGIRPEDEAYDQDGNPLQDFYDWDPPGVGSPASALRDAYALYYPADRRDVAHEILNEAYRKVLDQLSARKYLQSVVARGVGENLGGGAVDDRAPLTKRHSDGIFTDSYSRYRKQMAVKKYLAAVLGKRYKQRVKNKGRRIAYL, encoded by the exons ATGACCATGTGTAGCGGAGCAAGGCTGGCCCTGCTGGTCTATGGCATAATAATGCATAGCAGTGTTTCCTGTTCACCTGCCGCCGGACTCAGCTTCCCTGGGATCAG ACCAGAAGACGAGGCTTACGACCAGGACGGAAACCCGCTGCAAGACTTCTACGACTGGGACCCTCCGGGTGTGGGAAGCCCCGCCTCCGCGCTGCGTGATGCTTATGCCCTTTACTACCCAGCGGACAGGAG AGATGTCGCCCACGAAATCCTTAACGAAGCCTACCGCAAAGTCTTGGACCAGCTGTCCGCCAGGAAGTACCTTCAGTCGGTCGTGGCCAGGGGCGTGGG GGAGAACCTAGGCGGCGGTGCGGTGGACGACCGGGCGCCCCTTACCAAACGGCACTCGGATGGCATCTTCACAGATAGCTACAGCCGCTACCGAAAACAAATGGCTGTCAAGAAATACTTGGCGGCCGTGCTAGGGAAAAGGTATAAACAGAGGGTTAAAAACAAAGGACGCCGAATAGCGTACTTGTAG
- the Adcyap1 gene encoding pituitary adenylate cyclase-activating polypeptide isoform X2: protein MLFREAWGVRPEDEAYDQDGNPLQDFYDWDPPGVGSPASALRDAYALYYPADRRDVAHEILNEAYRKVLDQLSARKYLQSVVARGVGENLGGGAVDDRAPLTKRHSDGIFTDSYSRYRKQMAVKKYLAAVLGKRYKQRVKNKGRRIAYL, encoded by the exons ATGCTATTTAGGGAAGCCTGGGGAGTCAG ACCAGAAGACGAGGCTTACGACCAGGACGGAAACCCGCTGCAAGACTTCTACGACTGGGACCCTCCGGGTGTGGGAAGCCCCGCCTCCGCGCTGCGTGATGCTTATGCCCTTTACTACCCAGCGGACAGGAG AGATGTCGCCCACGAAATCCTTAACGAAGCCTACCGCAAAGTCTTGGACCAGCTGTCCGCCAGGAAGTACCTTCAGTCGGTCGTGGCCAGGGGCGTGGG GGAGAACCTAGGCGGCGGTGCGGTGGACGACCGGGCGCCCCTTACCAAACGGCACTCGGATGGCATCTTCACAGATAGCTACAGCCGCTACCGAAAACAAATGGCTGTCAAGAAATACTTGGCGGCCGTGCTAGGGAAAAGGTATAAACAGAGGGTTAAAAACAAAGGACGCCGAATAGCGTACTTGTAG